One part of the Triplophysa rosa linkage group LG5, Trosa_1v2, whole genome shotgun sequence genome encodes these proteins:
- the shhb gene encoding tiggy-winkle hedgehog protein, with amino-acid sequence MDVRLHLKQIAFLSFICIFLTPCGLACGPGRGYGKRRHPKKLTPLVYKQFIPNVAEKTLGASGKYEGKITRNSERFKELIPNYNPDIIFKDEENTNADRLMTQRCKDKLNSLAISVMNQWPGVKLRVTEGWDEDGHHFDESLHYEGRAVDITTSDRDKSKYGMLSRLAVEAGFDWVYYESKAHIHCSVKAENSVAAKSGGCFAGAGTVTLADGRRKRIEDLQVGDRVMAADDTGNIVFSDFIMFMDHDPTTTRQFLVIETSNPSIKLTLTAAHLVFIVNGSAVSGMRATFASNVKPGDKVLVSEGTHETLKSVTVKRIYTEEYQGSYAPVTAHGTILVDQMLVSCYAVIENHRWAHWAFAPVRLSHSLMTWLFPARASNVTLQEDGVHWYSNALVHIGSWLLDRDSFHPLGISHLS; translated from the exons ATGGACGTAAGGCTGCATCTGAAGCAAAttgcttttttgtcttttatctgCATTTTCCTGACGCCTTGTGGATTAGCTTGTGGTCCTGGTAGAGGTTATGGAAAACGAAGACACCCAAAGAAATTAACCCCGTTGGTTTACAAGCAATTCATTCCCAACGTTGCCGAGAAAACCCTTGGGGCGAGCGGCAAATACGAAGGCAAAATTACAAGGAATTCTGAGAGATTTAAGGAATTGATTCCCAACTATAATCCTGACATCATCTTCAAAGACGAGGAAAACACAAATGCTGACAGACTGATGACACAG CGCTGTAAGGACAAGCTGAATTCGTTGGCGATATCCGTCATGAACCAGTGGCCCGGTGTGAAATTGCGCGTCACGGAGGGCTGGGATGAGGACGGTCACCATTTCGATGAATCTTTGCACTACGAGGGACGGGCGGTGGACATAACTACCTCAGACAGGGATAAGAGCAAGTATGGGATGCTGTCCAGGCTTGCGGTGGAGGCTGGATTTGACTGGGTCTATTACGAGTCCAAAGCCCACATACATTGCTCTGTCAAAGCAG aaAATTCAGTCGCTGCTAAATCAGGGGGATGCTTTGCTGGAGCTGGCACGGTGACACTCGCCGATGGGAGGAGGAAACGTATCGAAGATCTCCAAGTGGGAGACCGGGTTATGGCTGCGGACGATACGGGAAATATCGTATTCAGCGACTTTATAATGTTCATGGACCACGACCCGACAACCACAAGGCAATTCCTCGTCATCGAGACGTCGAACCCCTCTATAAAGCTCACCCTCACAGCAGCGCACCTGGTCTTCATTGTAAACGGTTCGGCTGTTTCGGGTATGAGAGCGACATTTGCCAGCAACGTGAAGCCTGGAGATAAAGTTCTAGTTTCTGAAGGCACACACGAGACTCTTAAGAGCGTCACGGTGAAGAGGATTTACACTGAAGAGTACCAGGGCTCTTACGCGCCCGTCACCGCGCACGGAACCATTCTTGTGGATCAGATGCTGGTGTCTTGCTACGCGGTTATTGAAAACCACAGATGGGCGCATTGGGCTTTCGCACCGGTCCGATTAAGTCACAGCTTGATGACGTGGCTTTTTCCGGCTCGTGCTTCAAACGTCACCTTGCAGGAGGACGGCGTCCACTGGTACTCAAACGCGCTCGTTCACATCGGCTCTTGGCTGCTGGACAGAGACTCTTTCCATCCCCTTGGGATTTCACACTTGAGCTGA